A stretch of the Opisthocomus hoazin isolate bOpiHoa1 chromosome 2, bOpiHoa1.hap1, whole genome shotgun sequence genome encodes the following:
- the LOC104337460 gene encoding interferon-induced very large GTPase 1-like isoform X2 has translation MGSPKDVLEGDEKAHVGKKLLAEACEKEGLDDAYWLPKLSEILGVKSREALKHLQYEDYLKLECEVRYPWETKALRKLLELADDKATSEELQKERLEVAKQRQEAAKVALKELKEMHNSRSHSKDVLRQKEEALWQAMEIPKEYWALQEKSLVDALERIQKQLEQQELSVGRAENVSDPEVLRRASGGLALQGIYRTSSLADVLAKREQIIRIPDGFRLAGPEQGSLLERKEFSSSAAEATFTKSIEQLGFSISVCAKAGFWGFNAEAGVDYSRSSQSEDTHQSRSEQSYICTTKYQYIPLASCYFQKHQLRLSDAALRELQDIEHLLSITQEADRPNMLRSRCASFFSRFGSHVNQGPLHFGGIFWWKASTEGFRAEQREEMKRQASEALNCYIEASYRGFSVSVAVDMDSSKSSSQASFQGKDGRSAHTAVQLYVTSTGGPPEMDCLPQWKLGLVTNNTTWCVIDRGFHMIPVWDIVLFNHSSDFESSYEMSSSLRAAYEALTNHSVGTMFGEELVSAVEEARAFVEKVKGWEVMVDERKLLTLVDFKQNLNEKTGNHSVWINVCLSAKALQEFLVNTVLFCKKSPPENTTYIKSLLRCLLDPHIYSVKDFPRSSFVMQWIFQTEYALPETPDVSELEDLTKTLVQMKEYIQEVTYAPETSASAIHEAKIKATLTASLAVYSLLQFLRETAQKDIELLVLLITTSTGYQVESSTFQYLLGCPEINFMIEELQMGHKEYLSLKEQDVYRAQAFLLLTGLTVTPKHKGVSPEQKSKCLVLMEDQMKNLWSTEIKTLLEKHSAFKDWEMLESDLHSFVDGRLDDTRDDLKKCSIIQDMEDIFQRLEPSSQSKCKADSRESEANPAFANQEFLHLLKRLGLESHYPRKMGTEDFHIIYKTSLHDSQPSKDNELPFYFLQKLLTVDYRVRYLTCKDESDPGLTPVPKATEQEHEPSDSFDDFLAALEEGSPESSTSDSRVHPMDLQMAIFHCADDFMRQYISTKLAFCQFALPLLVPNPCTSQIEFPLWSLSQIKKSWKGAEKSGKQAGIMSYKNKLICQAETPIVSFIRIGSSPSSSKSQLLNALLSKQKHDTFFHRHCKGSTKDCLLMKGVVEISWYCPRGSDDDSFDCCVAFCNLHGDARDHEEQLQFLQEISAVNVALVSESDQSDKKGMKILRDLWQSQKPLVCLFTEKENVAAGRSSQNTRIGIKNRNKAELMDELIKTIKDLLQGSNTLFSLDACLDKARKHGFLVDEDADACVIAKEQAKALVELLKKEKLSEIKSQLLPLQGKLWHMWCKKDKELTRLQEKRNKSIEHHRSQIESEKSAIRRKQLEKAYPLNPLMKSVLGFLQSQPADTKKYFLQWMKVFMDDLSSDRLDELRKDYHQLWSQILAIKKSNEKTDVKSWMLSKLEALSNEINDSSIGLEHILREVGQIYEALESVDKCFVKLPEIAADLMVSGYPVELMDGDASYVPLRWVGAIFDRLIEKLGDKRVFVLSVIGIQSTGKSTLLNAMFGLQFNVSAGRCTRGAFMQLIKVDEKLRQDSDFDYMLVVDTEGLRAIEMANKQSLNHDNELATFVIGVGNMTLINIFGENPSEMQDVLQIAVQAFLRMKQVKLSPGCLFVHQNVGEISAKEQNMEGQRRLQEKLDEMTVTAAQQEFCDVSCFSDVIRFDVNTHIHYFAHLWEGNPPMAPPNPTYSQNVQELKSKILQAAKKESQGSILRLSSLKVRITDLWNALLNENFIFSFKNSVEIAAYKKLETAFSQWTWQLRSHILDLQMKLDNKIRNGDLQKVTIKTLEDLVQGTSDAIMKDMEKYFSEDRDREILVQWKSNTELKLKELKESLLLETRKKCENLLEVKKNQRNLDERKSEYEDKLLKRSRQLALSLKGQRLSERELRDNFISLWAKWVAEVSSAAPPLEQVDIDVEIEDVLLDHFKEPNLHARIGAVPEKHREFSVDVKKHVAKKKHWGILPMSFDDADVSSMHRITENIIASVRANIDKKEKEKRDYSRSFLHEILNEVQKGMSSVPSNAKYSFNNNYRIDLSLYLCRMAAERFKDMHAAFRKANDPAIYLESKREDFFKCFQISCQGATSITTFAVFLCDKIAPALHRAVYERTALDIARDMKSKIPDFRGNRSCLEVCILRYLAQEENFEKFKNYLQCPGDFLETYIETRVEMYCLDKNRRLEKFLDDSLTHCYESIHSAVFASTRIVKDRKDRNDKISLWLDEFCSTLGELLSLPRRDLKGIEHQEITDIEFLNNAMTEALTALKERLKEEFVSADMSSFERQPHTILAEQFAGCWEKCPFCGALCTNTMPNHDGDHRLVFHRPQVLTGYRWHKTDNLVIDICSSSVASDCLFRIGEDKWIPYKSYRDAGSPYSTWNIPADPSMQLYWKWFVSHFRRELEIWYNGKFHGKGEIPALWQRITKQEALDELEKL, from the coding sequence ATGGGGTCACCGAAGGATGTATTAGAGGGTGATGAAAAGGCACACGTTGGCAAAAAGCTGCTGGCAGAAGCATGTGAGAAGGAAGGACTGGATGATGCATACTGGCTCCCCAAACTGTCAGAGATACTGGGTGTCAAGTCCAGAGAAGCCCTGAAACATCTGCAATATGAAGACTACCTTAAGCTGGAGTGCGAAGTACGGTACCCGTGGGAAACCAAGGCGCTCCGAAAACTCCTGGAACTAGCAGACGACAAAGCAACTtctgaggagctgcagaaggagcgcttggaggtggcaaagcagAGACAAGAAGCGGCCAAGGTAGCCCTGAAGGAGCTGAAAGAAATGCACAACAGCCGCAGCCACAGCAAGGACGTTCTAAGACAGAAAGAGGAGGCTCTGTGGCAAGCCATGGAGATTCCCAAGGAGTACTGGGCACTACAGGAGAAGTCTCTGGTGGATGCGCTGGAGAGAATCcagaagcagctggagcagcaggagTTGTCGGTGGGCAGGGCTGAGAACGTCTCTGACCCGGAGGTCCTGAGGCGGGCGTCAGGGGGACTGGCCCTGCAAGGCATTTACAGAACCAGCAGCCTTGCGGATGTGCTGGCAAAGCGAGAGCAGATCATCAGGATTCCCGACGGCTTCAGGCTGGCCGGTCCAGAGCAAGGGTCGCTGCTTGAAAGGAAGGagttctcctcctctgcagcagaagcCACTTTCACCAAGTCCATTGAGCAGCTGGGGTTCAGCATCAGCGTTTGTGCCAAAGCTGGGTTCTGGGGGTTTAATGCTGAAGCTGGTGTCGATTACAGCAGGTCCTCACAGTCGGAGGACACCCACCAGTCGCGCTCGGAACAGAGCTACATTTGCACCACCAAGTACCAGTACATCCCTCTGGCCTCCTGCTACTTCCAAAAGCATCAGCTTCGCCTCTCGGATGCGGCCCTGCGGGAGTTGCAAGACATTGAGCATCTTTTGAGCATCACTCAGGAAGCAGACAGGCCCAACATGCTGAGGAGTAGGTGTGCCAGCTTCTTCAGCAGGTTTGGGTCCCATGTAAACCAGGGTCCCCTCCACTTTGGGGGGATATTCTGGTGGAAGGCATCTACGGAAGGATTCAGAGCCGAGCAGCGGGAAGAGATGAAGCGACAAGCATCTGAAGCACTGAACTGCTACATCGAGGCCAGCTACAGAGGCTTCAGTGTCAGCGTGGCAGTAGACATGGACAGTTCGAAATCCAGCTCCCAGGCTTCTTTTCAGGGAAAAGATGGAAGGAGTGCCCACACAGCGGTTCAGCTCTACGTGACCAGCACAGGGGGCCCGCCAGAGATGGATTGCCTTCCTCAGTGGAAACTGGGGCTTGTAACTAATAACACAACCTGGTGTGTCATCGACCGAGGCTTTCATATGATCCCCGTGTGGGATATAGTCCTGTTCAATCACAGCAGTGATTTTGAGTCCAGCTATGAAATGAGCAGCAGCCTCAGGGCTGCGTACGAAGCGCTAACGAATCACAGTGTTGGCACCATGTTTGGGGAGGAACTGGTCAGTGCAGTGGAAGAGGCCAGAGCTTTCGTGGAGAAGGTGAAGGGCTGGGAGGTGATGGTGGATGAAAGGAAACTGCTCACCCTGGTAGATTTCAAACAGAATCTGAATGAAAAAACTGGAAACCACAGCGTCTGGATCAACGTATGCCTGTCAGCCAAGGCACTGCAGGAGTTCCTGGTGAATACCGTTCTGTTTTGCAAGAAGTCACCTCCCGAAAACACCACCTACATCAAGTCTCTGTTGAGGTGCCTCCTGGATCCTCATATCTATTCTGTCAAGGacttccccaggtcttcctttgtTATGCAATGGATCTTCCAGACTGAGTACGCGCTTCCTGAAACTCCCGATGTTTCTGAGCTTGAAGATCTCACCAAGACCCTGGTGCAAATGAAGGAGTACATCCAGGAAGTCACCTACGCACCAGAGACCTCTGCATCTGCCATTCATGAAGCAAAGATAAAAGCCACCTTGACTGCAAGCCTAGCTGTTTATTCCTTACTCCAGTTTCTCCGGGAAACGGCACAGAAAGACATAGAACTGTTGGTGCTCTTAATCACGACCAGCACGGGATACCAGGTGGAAAGTAGCACTTTTCAGTACCTCCTTGGATGTCCAGAAATCAACTTCATGATAGAAGAATTGCAAATGGGACATAAGGAGTATCTGAGTCTGAAGGAGCAAGATGTTTACAGAGCCCAGGCCTTCCTGCTGCTGACGGGTCTAACTGTAACACCCAAACATAAAGGGGTGTCCCCTGAGCAGAAGAGTAAGTGTTTAGTTCTCATGGAAGATCAGATGAAAAACTTGTGGTCCACAGAGATAAAAACTCTCCTGGAAAAGCACAGTGCATTCAAAGACTGGGAGATGCTGGAAAGTGACTTGCATTCCTTCGTTGACGGGCGCTTGGATGACACACGTGATGATCTGAAGAAATGCAGTATAATCCAAGACATGGAAGACATTTTTCAAAGACTAGAGCCTTCCAGTCAGTCCAAATGCAAAGCAGACAGCAGGGAATCTGAAGCAAATCCAGCCTTTGCAAACCAAGAGTTCCTCCACTTACTTAAGCGCCTTGGACTAGAAAGTCACTATCCGAGAAAAATGGGGACGGAAGATTTCCACATCATATACAAGACAAGTTTACATGACAGCCAGCCCAGCAAGGACAATGAACTACCATTTTACTTCTTGCAAAAGCTATTAACTGTGGATTATCGGGTGAGGTACCTGACTTGCAAGGACGAGAGCGACCCAGGACTCACACCCGTGCCAAAAGCCACAGAGCAAGAGCATGAACCCTCGGATTCCTTTGATGACTTTTTGGCTGCTTTGGAGGAAGGCAGCCCTGAATCTTCAACCAGCGACAGTCGTGTGCACCCCATGGACCTGCAGATGGCAATTTTTCATTGCGCTGATGATTTCATGAGACAGTACATTTCCACAAAGCTTGCTTTCTGCCAGTTTGCGCTACCTCTCCTGGTACCAAACCCCTGCACTTCACAGATAGAGTTCCCCCTCTGGTCCCTCAGCCAAATCAAAAAGAGCTGGAAAGGGGCTGAGAAGTCAGGGAAGCAGGCTGGAATTATGAGTTACAAAAACAAACTCATTTGTCAGGCAGAGACACCCATTGTGTCCTTCATCCGGATCGGCagttctccctcctcttccaagTCTCAGCTCCTGAATGCTCTGCTGAGCAAACAGAAGCATGACACTTTTTTCCACCGACATTGCAAAGGCAGCACCAAAGACTGTTTGCTGATGAAAGGTGTTGTGGAGATCTCCTGGTACTGTCCCCGGGGTAGCGACGATGACAGCTTTGACTGCTGTGTTGCCTTCTGTAACCTGCACGGAGATGCAAGGGATCACGAAGAGCAGCTGCAGTTTTTGCAGGAGATATCTGCTGTGAACGTGGCTCTCGTATCCGAGTCTGATCAGAGTGACAAGAAAGGGATGAAAATCTTACGTGACCTGTGGCAGTCGCAAAAGCCTTTGGTTTGCcttttcactgaaaaagagaatgtTGCCGCTGGCCGATCTAGCCAAAACACAAGAATAGGTATcaagaacagaaacaaagcagaattgATGGACGAGCTGATAAAAACAATTAAGGATCTCCTGCAAGGCTCTAATACTCTTTTCAGCCTGGATGCCTGCCTGGACAAAGCTCGCAAGCACGGATTCTTAGTCGATGAAGATGCAGACGCCTGCGTGATAGCCAAAGAACAGGCAAAGGCACTGGTGGAGCTTCTGAAGAAAGAGAAGTTGTCTGAGATCAAATCACAGCTCCTGCCTCTTCAAGGAAAACTATGGCACATGTGGTGCAAAAAGGACAAAGAACTGACTCGCTTGCAGGAAAAGAGGAACAAGAGCATAGAGCACCATCGGAGTCAAATTGAGTCAGAGAAGTCAGCCATAAGAAGGAAGCAACTAGAGAAAGCATACCCCCTCAATCCGCTGATGAAATCAGTCCTTGGCTTTCTCCAGTCACAGCCAGCAGATACCAAGAAATACTTTCTGCAGTGGATGAAGGTCTTTATGGATGACCTGTCCTCCGATCGCCTTGACGAACTGAGGAAAGACTATCACCAGCTATGGTCTCAAATCCTGGcaataaagaaaagcaatgagaaaactgatgtgaaaagtTGGATGCTGAGTAAGTTAGAAGCCCTCTCCAATGAAATCAATGATTCATCCATTGGCCTGGAGCATATTTTGAGAGAGGTAGGGCAGATTTACGAAGCTCTGGAATCAGTGGATAAATGTTTTGTCAAATTACCTGAAATTGCAGCTGATCTGATGGTTTCAGGGTATCCTGTCGAGCTGATGGATGGGGATGCTTCTTACGTACCATTACGATGGGTCGGAGCAATCTTTGACAGATTAATTGAGAAGCTAGGGGACAAACGAGTATTTGTTCTCTCAGTGATTGGCATTCAGAGCACGGGGAAGTCAACCCTCTTGAATGCCATGTTTGGTCTTCAGTTTAATGTCAGTGCAGGGCGATGCACCCGGGGAGCGTTTATGCAGCTAATTAAAGTGGATGAGAAGCTGCGACAGGATTCGGACTTTGATTACATGCTAGTTGTCGACACAGAGGGACTTCGTGCCATAGAGATGGCCAATAAACAGTCCCTTAATCATGACAACGAGCTGGCCACCTTTGTCATTGGCGTCGGCAACATGACTCTGATCAATATCTTTGGAGAAAATCCTTCAGAAATGCAAGATGTCCTTCAGATCGCTGTGCAGGCTTTTCTGCGGATGAAGCAAGTAAAGCTCTCCCCAGGCTGCCTGTTTGTACACCAAAATGTGGGAGAAATCAGTGCCAAGGAACAGAACATGGAAGGACAAAGACGTCTGCAGGAAAAGCTGGATGAAATGACCGTGACAGCCGCCCAGCAGGAATTCTGCGATGTCTCCTGCTTCAGCGACGTCATCCGCTTTGATGTGAACACCCACATTCACTACTTTGCTCACCTGTGGGAAGGAAACCCGCCAATGGCACCACCCAACCCCACCTACAGCCAGAACGTCCAGGAATTGAAGAGCAAAATTCTCCAAGCTGCCAAGAAGGAGTCGCAGGGCAGCATTTTGAGGCTCTCGAGCTTGAAAGTTCGTATTACTGACCTCTGGAACGCTTTGCTGAACGAAAACTTCATTTTCAGCTTCAAGAATTCAGTGGAGATTGCTGCGTACAAGAAGCTGGAAACTGCATTTAGTCAGTGGACCTGGCAGCTGAGGAGTCACATCTTAGACTTGCAAATGAAACTGGACAATAAAATTCGGAATGGGGACTTGCAGAAGGTCACCATAAAAACCCTTGAAGATCTAGTGCAAGGGACAAGTGATGCCATCATGAAAGACATGGAAAAGTATTTCAGTGAAGACAGAGACCGTGAGATACTGGTCcagtggaaaagcaacacggAACTGAAGCTGAAAGAACTCAAAGAGTCTCTTCTTCTTGAAACCAGAAAGAAGTGTGAGAATCTTCTTGAAGTAAAGAAGAACCAGCGCAACCTGGATGAAAGGAAGTCAGAATATGAAGACAAGCTCCTGAAAAGGAGTAGGCAGTTGGCTCTGTCTCTCAAGGGCCAGAGACTAAGTGAAAGAGAACTGAGAGACAACTTTATTTCTCTCTGGGCAAAATGGGTTGCTGAAGTGTCCTCTGCTGCTCCCCCCCTAGAACAGGTTGATATAGATGTGGAAATCGAAGATGTCCTTCTAGATCACTTTAAGGAGCCGAACTTACATGCACGAATCGGGGCAGTtccagaaaaacacagagaattTTCTGTTGATGTGAAGAAACATGTTGCTAAGAAGAAACATTGGGGCATCTTGCCTATGAGCTTTGATGACGCTGATGTGAGCAGCATGCACCGCATTACAGAGAACATCATAGCGTCTGTGAGGGCAAACATTGataagaaggaaaaggagaaaagggattACAGTCGAAGTTTTCTTCATGAAATACTAAATGAAGTACAGAAAGGTATGAGCTCTGTCCctagcaatgcaaaatacagttttaataaCAATTACAGAATAGATTTGTCACTGTATCTGTGCAGAATGGCAGCAGAAAGGTTTAAAGACATGCACGCGGCATTCAGAAAAGCAAATGATCCAGCCATCTACCTGGAGAGCAAGAGAGAAGATTTCTTTAAATGTTTCCAGATTTCCTGCCAAGGAGCCACTTCTATCACAAcatttgctgtttttctgtgcGACAAGATTGCCCCAGCTCTTCACCGGGCAGTCTATGAGAGGACAGCGCTTGACATAGCTCGAGACATGAAGAGTAAAATCCCAGACTTCAGAGGCAACAGATCCTGTCTGGAAGTTTGCATACTGAGATACCTGGCACAAGAAGAAAATTTTGAGAAGTTCAAGAATTACCTTCAGTGCCCAGGAGACTTTTTAGAGACGTACATTGAGACACGTGTTGAGATGTACTGCTTAGATAAGAACAGGAGGCTGGAGAAGTTCTTAGATGACTCCCTCACTCACTGCTATGAAAGCATCCACTCAGCGGTTTTTGCATCAACCAGAATTGtcaaagacagaaaagacagaaatgacAAAATCTCTCTTTGGCTGGATGAATTCTGCAGCACACTTGGAGAGCTGCTGAGCTTGCCCAGAAGGGACCTGAAGGGCATTGAGCATCAAGAAATAACAGACATAGAGTTCCTGAATAACGCCATGACAGAAGCACTGACTGCCCTGAAAGAGCGTCTCAAGGAAGAGTTTGTGAGTGCCGATATGAGCTCGTTCGAAAGGCAGCCTCACACCATCCTGGCCGAGCAgtttgcagggtgctgggagaagTGTCCCTTTTGTGGGGCTCTTTGCACAAACACCATGCCGAATCACGATGGAGACCATCGCCTTGTCTTCCATCGTCCGCAAGTATTGACAGGATACAGGTGGCATAAAACAGACAATCTGGTCATTGATATTTGTTCTAGTAGCGTTGCAAGTGATTGTTTATTCAGGATTGGTGAAGACAAATGGATCCCCTACAAGAGCTACCGTGATGCAGGATCTCCTTATTCCACTTGGAACATTCCTGCTGATCCGTCCATGCAACTGTACTGGAAATGGTTTGTGTCTCATTTCAGGAGAGAGCTAGAAATATGGTACAATGGGAAATTTCATGGCAAAGGAGAAATTCCTGCTTTGTGGCAGAGAATTACAAAGCAGGAAGCACTTGACGAACTGGAGAAGCTTTAG